TCGCCGACGGGCAGGATGGCGTTGCCTTCGCCCGAGAAACCTTGATTCAACTTGACCACGAAGCGCTGCAGCTTCGGATCCTCTTCCCACAAGTTGGCGATGGCTTCGGCCACCTCTCCCTCGCTGTGGAGATCTTCCGCGCCGGGCGCCATGGGGACGCCCGCAGCGCGGAACACGCGTCGCGAACCAGTCTTCGTGCCCAGATGCAGCAGGCTGGGGTCGACGCCGTACAGCGGAATGCCCAGGCGCACGGCGAGGCTGCGCTCGCGATCGCTCACCGTGAAGACGGTCAAGTGCGCGCGGTCCGGATCGATCGAGTCGCGGATCCGACGCATCAGCCGCGGGCGCTCGAGAATCTTCTCGGTCAGGGGGCGGGGCGACGTGTCGTAACACGACATGATCGTCAGCCGACTCCGCGCGTGCGCCGTCGGAATGCCGCCGATCAACGCCAGATAGTAGTCCAGCATTGCAGGATGCAGTGGCTGGGAGGTCACGTACACCAGTCGAGCCCGCGGATTGCGCAGCAAGCCCATGGTGAACAGCATGCGCTCTTCGTAGTGGGTGATGCCGGGAATGGCCGAGAGCTGGAAACCGTCGAGGGACAGCGACGGCACGACCACGACGTCCCGAGGTTCCGACTCGATTTGGTGCAGCGCCAGCCAACGGTCGACCAGGGTGCGCTGCAGCAGCGTGAACTGATGGTGCTCGTGCTCCTCGCTGGCGGGCGCGGGCGGAAGCAGCGAAGAGTGGCGACTGCGCCGGGGCGGCAAGGTGGGGACCTTGGGCGACCTAGGGATATCCGGCACGTCCGCTGGCTTGTCCTTCATCGACGGTTCTGCGCCCCCTCCCGAGGCCCTCGAACTGCGATGTTATCGCGGTCACCCGCCCCAAGTGCAGTATTTTCCGGCAGCGAGCGCTGGCTCCGCGGCCGAGCACGGCCCAAAGCGTCGAAAAGCTCACTTCTGCAACGGAGTTTGGCAGAATCCCCTCATGAGGGCCGCACTATGTCTGGGGCTCGGCGTGTTCCTGGGTTCGGCAGGTGCGTGGGCCCAGAAGGACACCGCAGCCGCAACGGATTCGGCGCCCGCGACGGTGGTCGTGGTCGCCGACAGCAGCAACGACGAAACGGTCAATGCGCAGCTACGCGCGAAGATCTACAGCGCAGCGCGAGACCAGGGCTGGCAGGCCGAGGGCAAAGCGGACGTGATGGGCAAAGCCGAAAGCAGCGGCGCCCTCGAAGCTGGCGCCGTCAGCCGAAGCGAAGACAAGCTCGCGCCCCTGCGCAGCGCGCTCGGCGTCCGGGCCTTGGTCCGCATCTTCCGCGACGACTCCGGACTCCACGTGATTGTCGTTGGGGCGAGCGGGACCAAGTCTCGCGACGTCGCCAGCGAGGAGGCAGCGCTGAGCGCTGCCATCGAGCTACTGGGCCGCGGCGGCGCGACGAAACCCGCGACGGGCGGAGGCGCAGCGGCAACGACAGACGGCACGGTGTCCGCGGGCTTCATGACGCGCCCGAGAGCCACGAGCGAGGAGCCCGAAGGACCGCCCCCCGACAGTCCCGAAGGTCGTCGACTCGCGTGGGAGAACCGGGGCGGCGTGCGCATCACCTACGGCGCGCGCGCCCTGCTCACGGGGCTGTACATTCCCAAGACCGCCTTCGCTGACCAAAACCCGGTGTCGAACCAGCTGGAGATCGGAGAATCGAGCACCTTCGGCATCGGTGGCGGTATCGGTGCCCACGTCGGCATGATGTATCTGCCCATTCCGGAACCTGTGGTGGGCAGCTCGAACTTCGCGGCCTTCCGTCTCGGTGTGGGCGCGGAGCTCACGGGCCTCTACGTGCGTCCGCCAGACGGCTACAAGTACCGCGTCGAGAACAACACCGTCGTGTCTCGGGACAAGACCTACGACAACAAGGCCTATCTCTACGCCTTCATCCCGCTGGAATTGGGCGTGCACTTCATGTTCGGAGAGCACCGCGTGGGCAACATCTGGCGCGGCATGGGGCTCGGCATCGCCTATACGCCTACGCTCATCGCTGCCCTCGAGGTGGGTCAGGACCAGGACAAGACCGACACCAAGTTCAACTACGCAGGCTTCGAGCTGAGCCTCGACCTGACCAAGTTGGAGACGTCGGAACGCGCGAACCCGAACATCCGGCTGGCTGCCACGGTGCTGCCCAAGGTGAGCGACGACTTGCCGTGGCTCGCCAGTGCCAGCATCGGCGCCTTCTGGTACTGACATGCGGCTCTACGCGGGCACGAGCGGCTATTCCTATCCTGCGTGGAAGGGCTTCTTCTACCCCGCCGAGGCGAAGACCGATGCGTTGCTCCGGCACTACGCCGCACGCCTGCCCAGCGTGGAGATCAACAACACCTTCTATCGCATGCCCCGTAGCAGCGTAGTGGAAGGCTGGCGCGGCCAGGTGCCAGCGGATTTTCGCTTCGCAATGAAGGCGTCTCGACGCATCACCCACTTCGCCAAGTTGCGCGACTGTGCCGAGCCGCTGAGCTACTTGCTGCAAGGGCTCGAAGCGCTAGGGCCCACGCTCGGTGTCGTGTTGTTCCAAATGCCGCCGCAGTTTCAGAAAGACGTTGCGGTTCTCGAGGAGTTCGTGGCGGCCCTTCCGTCCGAGTTGCCCGTGGCGATGGAGTTCCGCCATCGTTCCTGGTTCGACGACGCGGTGTACGGCCTTCTCGGCGCGAGAAGAATCGCACTGGTGGGCGGGGATGGCGAAACGGACTTGCCGTCCTTGGTGCCGACTGCGAACTTCGGCTACTTGCGCTTGCGTCTGGACGAGTACGACGACGCGGCGTTGGATCGGTGGAAGGCGCGGCTGGAAGAAGCAGGGTTCGATCACGCCTTCGTGTTCTTCAAGCACGAAGAGCGCGGGCCGCACTATGCGCTGCAAATGCTGGGCGCTGCGCCCGCGGCTGCCGCGGTTGCTGCCGCGCCGCGACGGCCGGGCCTGAAGAAAGCGCCCGCGAAGCCGCGCAGCGAGAAACAAAGCCGCGAGAAGCGCGGCCGCGCCAAGCGCGGTTGAGCGATGCGACAGCGGAGTGCCGCGTTCGTCGTGGCGACTCCTGTTCTACCGTGCGGCGCGCCTCATTCGTCTTCGGGGTAGACGCAGCTTTTCACGCCGGCAAGCAAGTTTCCTTCGGCCGGCGCGGCGCAGCCAGTGGCGGTCTTGCCCCAGTGCGCGGGACAATCGGCAACGGCCGCACAAAGGATGGGCCAGAAGCGATCCCCGGCGAAGCCCGGCGCGGCGCAATGGAAGACGCGGTAAGGCAT
The nucleotide sequence above comes from Polyangiaceae bacterium. Encoded proteins:
- a CDS encoding DUF72 domain-containing protein, coding for MRLYAGTSGYSYPAWKGFFYPAEAKTDALLRHYAARLPSVEINNTFYRMPRSSVVEGWRGQVPADFRFAMKASRRITHFAKLRDCAEPLSYLLQGLEALGPTLGVVLFQMPPQFQKDVAVLEEFVAALPSELPVAMEFRHRSWFDDAVYGLLGARRIALVGGDGETDLPSLVPTANFGYLRLRLDEYDDAALDRWKARLEEAGFDHAFVFFKHEERGPHYALQMLGAAPAAAAVAAAPRRPGLKKAPAKPRSEKQSREKRGRAKRG